The following proteins come from a genomic window of Miscanthus floridulus cultivar M001 chromosome 2, ASM1932011v1, whole genome shotgun sequence:
- the LOC136537900 gene encoding dihydroceramide fatty acyl 2-hydroxylase FAH1-like, whose translation MVVQEFTVDLNKPLVFQVGHLEERYQEWVHQPIVSKEGPRFFGNDVLEFLTRTKWWAVPTIWLPVVCFIFVKSILMGNTVQDVVLMALLGMFIWTLIEYSLHRFLFHIETKTYWWNTAHYLLHGCHHKHPMDSLRLVFPPTATAILCFPFWNLVAFFATPSTTPALFGGGLLGYVMYDCTHYYLHHGQPSTDPAKHLKRYHLSHHFRIQDMGFGITSSLWDAVFGTLPPSMTPGKN comes from the exons ATGGTTGTCCAGGAGTTCACAGTTGATCTCAACAAGCCCCTTGTTTTCCAG GTTGGCCATCTTGAGGAACGTTACCAGGAATGGGTTCACCAGCCTATCGTCAGCAAGGAGGGTCCACGCTTTTTTGGAAATGATGTCTTGGAG TTCTTGACTCGCACAAAGTGGTGGGCTGTGCCAACTATATGGCTGCCTGttgtttgcttcatattcgtGAAATCTATTTTGATGGGTAATACCGTCCAGGACGTAGTTCTGATGGCTCTATTAGGAATGTTTATTTGGACGCTGATTGAATATAGTTTGCACCGCTTCCTATTCCACATTGAGACCAAAACCTACTG GTGGAACACCGCACATTACCTTCTTCATGGATGCCACCATAAGCACCCTATGGACTCGCTCAGGCTTGTTTTTCCTCCTACTGCAACAGCAATTTTGTGTTTCCCG TTCTGGAACCTGGTCGCATTCTTCGCAACTCCATCAACCACACCTGCATTATTTGGAGGTGGTCTGTTGGGATATGTGATGTATGATTGCACTCACTACTACCTGCACCATGGACAACCATCCACAGACCCAGCAAAACATCTCAAG AGGTATCACCTCAGCCATCACTTCAGAATCCAAGACATGGGCTTCGGCATTACCTCATCGCTTTGGGACGCTGTCTTTGGGACATTGCCTCCATCCATGACACCTGGGAAGAACTGA
- the LOC136537899 gene encoding alpha N-terminal protein methyltransferase 1-like: protein MDSRGFDSAGRIFSNATEMWAEEIGSTAAEAEAATAPPTPTATEGSGDASEEGAGDGKRKEWYSKAIAYWQGVEASTEGVLGGYGCVNDVDVKGSDAFIRPLLADRFGTAKRHLVALDCGSGIGRVTKNFLLRHFNEVDLLEPVSHFLEAARENLTGYMDQGEDSHKSANFYCVPLQDFTPEEGRYDVIWIQWCIGQLPDDDFISFFNRAKVGLKPDGFFVLKENIARNGFVLDKVDNSVTRSDPYFRELFKRCGLYILSVKDQKELPEELFAVKMYALVTSQPKIQKSGKRRRPKNSPRMIRS, encoded by the exons ATGGATTCCCGCGGATTCGATTCCGCCGGCCGCATCTTCTCCAACGCCACCGAGATGTGGGCAGAAGAGATCGGCTCCACCGCAGCGGAAGCCGAAGCCGCCACGGCGCCCCCCACCCCCACTGCCACCGAAGGCAGCGGTGACGCCAGCGAGGAAGGGGCCGGAGACGGGAAGCGCAAGGAGTGGTACTCCAAGGCTATCGCCTACTGGCAA GGCGTGGAGGCGTCGACCGAGGGGGTCCTGGGAGGTTATGGGTGTGTGAACGACGTGGATGTCAAGGGCAGTGACGCCTTCATCCGCCCTCTCCTCGCAGACCGGTTCGGCACCGCGAAGCGTCATCTGGTTGCGCTTG ATTGTGGCTCGGGTATTGGACGTGTCACAAAGAATTTTCTTCTTAGGCATTTCAACGAG GTAGATCTTTTGGAGCCAGTATCTCATTTTCTTGAAGCAGCACGGGAAAATCTTACTGGATATATGGATCAAGGAGAAGACTCACACAAGTCTGCCAACTTTTACTGTGTGCCTCTTCAG GACTTCACTCCTGAGGAAGGAAGATATGATGTGATTTGGATTCAGTGGTGCATAGGACAACTTCCTGATGATGATTTCATTTCATTTTTTAATCGTGCAAAG GTTGGGCTCAAACCTGATGGTTTCTTTGTTCTGAAAGAGAACATTGCAAGAAATG GTTTTGTGTTAGACAAGGTGGATAACAGTGTCACTAGATCGGACCCATACTTTAGGGAGCTATTTAAAAGGTGTGGATTATATATCCTCAGTGTTAAG GACCAAAAGGAGCTCCCGGAGGAACTATTTGCTGTCAAAATGTATGCACTGGTGACCAGTCAACCGAAAATCCAGAAAAGTGGAAAGAGAAGGCGGCCTAAAAATTCACCTCGTATGATCCGctcttga